One genomic segment of Hordeum vulgare subsp. vulgare chromosome 2H, MorexV3_pseudomolecules_assembly, whole genome shotgun sequence includes these proteins:
- the LOC123431049 gene encoding 23 kDa jasmonate-induced protein-like, with amino-acid sequence MASGVFGTVISEETVTATGEYKEPVTQKDVADYAMKMINAGGKDVDAQKFLDNLKDRYGNGITAKCLIYNATGTTLNFSDYYDWHGLVYETPYPSQIQNGQWGAFLHVHSTAALHGSEGAVVYRTKLPSGTSSCDWLFSWCIPFFGGNTVYTELGEQGHFPPNWRYINEKLDKYATGSSTHSKYGYLTNAEIGGGTTTDTRAVFQLPY; translated from the exons ATGGCCTCTGGAGTGTTTGGTACCGTCATTTCAGAAGAGACGGTAACAGCCACCGGAGAGTACAAGGAGCCCGTTACCCAAAAGGATGTGGCAGACTATGCCATGAAGATGATCAACGCCGGTGGCAAGGATGTTGACGCACAAAAGTTCctcgacaacctcaaggacag GTACGGTAATGGAATAACTGCCAAATGCCTCATCTACAATGCCACCGGTAccactttgaacttttctgactaCTACGATTGGCACGGCCTTGTCTACGAGACACCCTACCCGTCACAGATTCAGAATGGGCAATGGGGGGCATTTCTTCACGTCCACAGTACTGCAGCTTTGCATGGTTCAGAGGGTGCCGTTGTGTATCGCACCAAGCTCCCCTCCGGCACCAGCTCGTGTGACTGGCTCTTCTCTTGGTGCATCCCCTTCTTTGGTGGCAACACG GTGTACACCGAACTCGGTGAGCAAGGGCACTTCCCTCCCAACTGGCGCTATATCAATGAGAAGCTTGATAAATATGCAACTGGCAGCTCTACTCATAGCAAGTATGGATATCTTACCAATGCTGAGATCGGTGGAGGCACTACCACTGACACGCGTGCAGTTTTCCAGCTTCCCTACTAG